A genome region from Psychrilyobacter piezotolerans includes the following:
- a CDS encoding Na/Pi cotransporter family protein, which translates to MGMTLEILFNTIGGLSIFLYGMFRMSDSIQKLAGQKLRNIINTMTSNRIMGLGVGATITAIIQSSSITTVMVVGFVNANLMTLRQAIGIILGADIGTTITGWLLVLKIGKYGLPIAGIGIFIFLFYPSSKWKQRGNLILGIGMIFFGLELMKLGIRPLKDLPGFIELFSKFEASDFQGVVLSALMGAFITAILQSSSATIGITMAMASQGLLSPNSAVALVLGENIGTTITAFLASLTGSSSARKAAYAHISIKIIGVSIIIPLFFFYVKFIGFIASPEEDIIKYIAISHTLFNIFIAILFLPFTTKLEKLLNYIIPDSKQNLNLEVDDDNLAKVPFIVLEKSKLLISKMNDIYSCAFHDFVTLISEDSKKCDRCVDRLFEAERQLDEIQIIIIDSLTSVLRHSDSNKSVLEVRYHLELADSYESLGDYEASLAKQYLQLKRDNLHFHPHRKKAILKICSLIGKMNSEFSDLLKYPDNTKIKDLIKRSEHINQILQFNKKMENTMEIHIYFRIMEKLRRINRHLLFIMRSVEKYNNL; encoded by the coding sequence ATGGGGATGACATTAGAGATATTATTTAATACCATCGGTGGATTAAGTATCTTCCTCTATGGGATGTTTCGAATGTCTGACAGTATACAAAAGTTAGCAGGACAGAAACTAAGAAATATTATAAATACCATGACTTCTAACAGGATCATGGGACTAGGTGTAGGAGCTACCATCACAGCCATCATCCAATCTTCATCTATAACGACGGTTATGGTGGTAGGTTTTGTAAACGCAAACCTTATGACTTTAAGGCAGGCCATAGGTATAATTTTAGGTGCGGATATAGGGACTACTATTACAGGGTGGCTTTTAGTTTTAAAAATTGGTAAATACGGCTTACCCATAGCAGGAATAGGTATCTTTATTTTTCTTTTTTATCCATCATCCAAATGGAAGCAGAGGGGAAATTTGATCTTAGGAATTGGGATGATCTTCTTTGGATTAGAGCTGATGAAACTTGGAATTAGACCTCTTAAAGATCTTCCTGGATTTATAGAGTTATTTAGTAAATTTGAAGCATCTGATTTTCAGGGTGTTGTTTTGTCTGCTCTTATGGGAGCATTTATTACTGCTATTTTACAGTCATCTTCTGCAACTATAGGAATAACCATGGCTATGGCAAGTCAGGGTCTTCTAAGCCCCAATAGTGCAGTGGCTCTGGTCCTGGGAGAAAATATAGGAACTACCATCACAGCTTTCCTGGCGTCTCTCACTGGATCTTCCAGTGCTAGAAAGGCGGCTTATGCCCATATAAGTATAAAGATAATAGGAGTTTCAATCATTATTCCATTATTTTTTTTCTATGTAAAGTTTATCGGTTTTATAGCTAGCCCAGAAGAAGATATAATTAAATATATTGCAATTTCCCATACCTTATTTAATATTTTTATTGCTATATTATTTTTACCATTTACAACTAAATTAGAAAAATTACTCAATTATATTATCCCGGATAGTAAACAAAATTTAAATTTAGAAGTTGATGACGACAATCTAGCTAAGGTCCCGTTTATTGTACTGGAAAAATCTAAACTTTTAATCTCTAAGATGAACGATATATATTCTTGTGCTTTCCATGATTTTGTAACACTTATCTCCGAGGATTCTAAAAAGTGTGATAGGTGTGTAGATAGATTATTTGAAGCCGAACGTCAATTGGACGAGATTCAGATCATCATAATCGATTCATTGACCTCTGTTCTCAGACACAGTGATTCCAATAAATCCGTCTTAGAAGTAAGATATCATTTAGAGTTGGCAGATTCTTATGAATCTTTAGGAGATTATGAGGCCAGTTTGGCCAAACAATACCTGCAATTAAAGAGAGATAACCTTCATTTCCACCCCCACAGAAAAAAAGCTATTTTAAAAATTTGTTCTTTGATCGGTAAAATGAATTCTGAATTTTCTGATTTATTGAAATATCCAGATAATACTAAGATAAAGGATCTAATAAAAAGATCTGAACATATTAACCAAATCCTACAATTCAATAAAAAAATGGAAAATACCATGGAAATTCATATTTATTTTAGAATAATGGAAAAATTGAGGAGAATAAACAGACACCTTTTATTTATAATGAGATCTGTTGAAAAATATAACAACCTTTAA
- a CDS encoding AMP-binding protein, whose translation MKFIISRNKPALIYKGTEISYKELVRRILYYSDLLTLENPEDKVLVFLENRPEIAYAVFSIWEKKGISINVDAGSSASEIAYFLTDSEPKYLYTSNKNLEVAVEALKISGLNIPIINLDEVKVPEKYTGKKDYIEAPIGDQTVLLLYTSGTTGNPKGVMLTMENLLSNIDNIAKVGLYREIDRVLALLPMHHILPLMGNLILPIKVGCTVVILDDLSSAAIKDALQTYKITLFVGVPRLWEMFHKGIMEKINAGFIPRILFKIVAKTNNIELGRKVFKKVQDGFGGEMHIMVSGGAKIEPQIVKDFNTLGFRMLEGYGLTETSPILTFNRYDDIRPGSCGGALPGIELKIAHDGEIIARGKNVMKGYYKKPEATAEVIDKDGWFHTGDLGEIKDGYLYIIGRKKEMIVLPNGKNINPQDIENNIMKRTNLISELAVTEHKSHLVAIVYPNFAAIEQGGIKNISEAIKWNIIDPYNIEAPNYRKILDIKIVQEELPKTRLGKLRRFKLKDLLEEKKRVVEKVTEPTIKEYLVLKKFIEKLKGVSPTPKDHFELDLGMDSLDFVELLSFVGNTFNITIMEEELSHYPTLYDLSKFLHDKGVEITEKENDWSKILDKDIDVFIPKSSATLKFSKCVLTPFFKGYMKINKNGLENITNQPSIFIGNHQSFLDSFILNTALNKKVLENTYYLAVNKHFNGSFKKWVANHGNVILLDLDNNLSETLQAAAMVLRQGKNLVIFPEGARSRDGEMAQFKKAFAILSKTLNIPIQPFVIDGAYKSMPVGSKFPKSTNIDLTFLPPLYPKDLEIDEIVRKSENSVKKLLEKS comes from the coding sequence ATGAAATTTATTATTTCAAGAAACAAACCAGCCCTAATATATAAGGGAACTGAAATTTCATATAAAGAATTAGTAAGAAGAATTTTATATTATTCAGATCTGTTAACATTAGAAAATCCAGAGGACAAGGTGTTGGTATTTTTAGAAAATCGGCCTGAGATCGCATATGCTGTATTTTCTATTTGGGAAAAAAAAGGAATTTCCATCAATGTAGATGCTGGAAGTAGTGCTTCTGAGATCGCATATTTTTTAACCGACTCAGAACCAAAATATTTATATACCAGCAATAAAAACTTGGAAGTCGCTGTAGAAGCACTAAAAATATCCGGACTGAATATCCCCATCATCAACTTAGATGAAGTTAAAGTCCCGGAAAAATATACAGGTAAAAAAGATTATATTGAAGCTCCAATAGGAGATCAAACTGTCTTACTCCTCTATACCTCTGGTACTACTGGAAACCCTAAGGGAGTTATGCTTACTATGGAAAACCTCCTTTCTAATATCGACAATATAGCTAAAGTTGGCTTATACCGTGAAATTGACCGAGTTTTAGCCCTTTTACCAATGCACCATATCCTGCCCCTTATGGGAAATCTGATTCTTCCTATAAAGGTTGGGTGTACCGTTGTTATCTTAGATGATCTTTCTTCTGCTGCTATTAAAGATGCATTACAGACATATAAGATCACATTGTTTGTAGGAGTTCCCAGGTTATGGGAGATGTTTCATAAGGGAATCATGGAAAAAATAAATGCAGGTTTTATCCCCAGAATACTATTTAAAATAGTTGCTAAAACAAATAATATAGAGTTAGGCAGGAAGGTATTTAAAAAAGTACAAGACGGGTTTGGCGGAGAGATGCATATTATGGTTTCCGGAGGAGCTAAGATAGAACCACAGATAGTCAAAGATTTTAACACTCTGGGATTTAGAATGCTGGAGGGCTATGGTCTTACTGAAACATCTCCAATCCTTACCTTTAACAGATATGACGACATAAGGCCCGGTTCCTGTGGTGGAGCCCTACCAGGAATTGAATTAAAAATAGCCCATGACGGGGAGATCATTGCCCGTGGAAAAAACGTCATGAAGGGTTATTACAAAAAACCAGAGGCTACAGCAGAAGTCATAGATAAAGATGGCTGGTTTCATACTGGAGATTTAGGAGAGATAAAAGATGGTTACCTTTATATTATCGGCAGAAAAAAAGAGATGATAGTCCTTCCAAATGGTAAAAATATCAACCCGCAGGATATAGAAAATAATATTATGAAAAGAACTAATTTAATTTCTGAATTAGCTGTTACTGAACATAAAAGCCATCTAGTTGCAATTGTATACCCTAATTTTGCAGCGATTGAACAAGGGGGTATAAAAAACATAAGTGAAGCTATAAAATGGAATATTATAGATCCATATAATATCGAAGCTCCTAATTATAGAAAAATATTGGATATCAAGATCGTACAGGAGGAGTTGCCTAAAACAAGGCTTGGAAAACTTAGAAGATTTAAGTTGAAAGACCTGTTAGAAGAGAAAAAAAGAGTCGTAGAGAAAGTTACAGAACCAACCATAAAAGAATATCTAGTATTGAAAAAATTTATAGAGAAATTAAAAGGAGTATCTCCTACCCCAAAAGATCATTTTGAATTGGATCTAGGAATGGATTCTTTGGATTTTGTAGAATTACTGTCATTTGTAGGGAATACATTTAACATTACCATTATGGAGGAGGAGCTTTCTCACTACCCAACTCTATATGACCTGTCTAAGTTTTTACATGACAAGGGTGTAGAGATCACAGAGAAAGAAAATGACTGGTCTAAAATATTAGATAAAGACATTGATGTTTTTATCCCTAAATCCAGTGCAACTTTAAAATTTTCAAAATGTGTCCTGACTCCTTTTTTTAAGGGATATATGAAAATAAATAAAAATGGTTTGGAAAACATAACTAATCAGCCCTCAATCTTCATCGGAAATCATCAAAGTTTCTTAGATAGTTTTATACTCAATACAGCTCTGAACAAGAAAGTTTTAGAAAATACTTATTATCTGGCTGTCAATAAACATTTTAATGGTTCGTTTAAAAAATGGGTTGCTAACCATGGAAATGTAATACTTTTAGATTTAGACAATAACTTAAGTGAAACTTTGCAGGCTGCTGCTATGGTTCTCCGTCAGGGAAAAAACCTGGTTATATTTCCAGAAGGGGCTAGAAGCAGAGATGGAGAGATGGCACAATTTAAAAAAGCTTTTGCTATATTAAGTAAAACTTTAAATATACCAATTCAACCATTTGTCATCGATGGAGCTTATAAATCCATGCCTGTTGGAAGTAAATTTCCTAAATCTACAAATATCGATCTAACATTCCTCCCACCTCTATATCCTAAAGATTTAGAGATCGATGAAATTGTAAGAAAGAGTGAAAACTCAGTTAAGAAACTCCTAGAAAAGAGTTAA
- a CDS encoding HNH endonuclease, producing MKHLFEHRCFNCGSKKNLQVDHHMPLSLGYGLKTDDKYNAVLLCKRCNNQKSSLLPTKFYTPSQLKILETAYDICTHKDKYIEGYKNIDIENIIDLYEKSLKDKALLYLDYLDYLWNQKKISKYRLKKGSFYKIYYIKDRKLQIIYGKIKYNFFLGRVDIDNLKLRLRDIKGVILWG from the coding sequence ATAAAACATCTATTTGAACACCGCTGTTTTAATTGCGGGAGTAAAAAAAATCTGCAAGTTGATCATCATATGCCCCTTTCTCTAGGCTATGGACTAAAAACCGATGATAAATATAACGCAGTTCTCCTCTGTAAAAGATGTAATAACCAAAAGAGCAGCCTCCTGCCTACAAAATTCTATACACCATCTCAGCTTAAAATTTTAGAAACTGCTTATGATATTTGTACTCATAAAGATAAATATATAGAGGGTTATAAAAATATAGATATTGAAAATATCATAGATCTCTATGAAAAATCCCTAAAAGATAAGGCTTTGCTGTATTTAGATTATCTGGATTATCTATGGAATCAGAAAAAAATATCTAAATATAGGTTGAAAAAAGGAAGTTTTTATAAGATCTACTACATTAAAGATAGGAAACTGCAAATAATCTACGGTAAAATAAAATATAATTTTTTTTTAGGAAGGGTAGATATAGATAATCTAAAACTAAGGTTGAGAGACATTAAAGGGGTGATCTTATGGGGATGA
- a CDS encoding M48 family metallopeptidase, with the protein MIKKYKVLIGNKERELSIIKKKKKNISLQVKPSMEIILSIPMRISYSYGLKLVEDKYAWIENKLKKYSSAADNSGVYYLGKLYPLKTEKSEVSIRIGEENIIFNSSENFDLVLNQWYEQKIKRILEGYLEKHTKLMELYPKKIKIKPLKSAWGICYSSGTITFNLNLIKVPLDVIEYLVMHELGHLKYPNHSKEYWEYIGKYIEDPKSYRRWLRKNGYKFIGGETLWDR; encoded by the coding sequence ATGATAAAAAAATATAAGGTACTAATTGGAAATAAAGAACGAGAACTCAGTATCATCAAAAAGAAAAAGAAAAATATCTCCCTCCAGGTAAAACCATCTATGGAAATTATTTTAAGTATCCCTATGAGGATCTCCTACTCCTACGGGTTAAAATTGGTAGAGGATAAATATGCCTGGATAGAGAATAAACTGAAAAAATATTCCTCTGCAGCTGATAATTCAGGGGTTTATTATCTGGGGAAACTCTATCCTTTAAAGACAGAAAAATCCGAGGTTTCCATAAGGATAGGGGAAGAAAATATAATTTTCAACAGCTCTGAGAATTTTGATCTGGTATTAAATCAGTGGTATGAGCAAAAAATAAAAAGGATTTTAGAGGGTTATCTAGAAAAACATACTAAACTTATGGAGCTTTACCCTAAGAAAATAAAGATTAAACCATTAAAATCTGCCTGGGGAATCTGCTATTCCAGCGGAACTATTACTTTCAACCTCAACCTTATAAAAGTTCCCCTGGATGTAATTGAGTATTTGGTGATGCATGAACTAGGACACCTAAAATACCCTAACCATTCTAAGGAATATTGGGAATATATAGGAAAATATATAGAAGATCCAAAATCTTACCGTAGATGGCTGAGAAAGAATGGATATAAATTTATAGGGGGGGAAACCTTATGGGATAGATGA
- a CDS encoding class I SAM-dependent DNA methyltransferase, translating into MSNFNERAKDWDTESKIERGKAIARAIKNNIKLNKNMNILDFGCGTGLLIFPLIEEVGAVHGIDLSPNMLDILKEKGRDYKNLTTEPKGIFEITSTFDLIMSSMVMHHIEDITNLAKKLYDSLNPNGMIAIADLMEEDGSFHDSMDGIYSLGFSNEFLEKIFKGAGFKEVKVIENIFIIEKNNKKYPLFLVIGTK; encoded by the coding sequence ATGAGTAACTTTAATGAACGTGCAAAAGATTGGGATACAGAATCAAAAATAGAACGTGGCAAGGCCATTGCCAGAGCAATAAAAAACAATATAAAATTAAATAAAAATATGAATATCCTGGATTTTGGATGTGGTACCGGACTGCTAATTTTCCCATTAATAGAAGAAGTTGGAGCAGTCCACGGGATAGATCTTTCTCCTAATATGTTAGACATTTTAAAAGAAAAAGGCAGAGACTATAAAAATTTAACCACTGAACCCAAGGGAATATTTGAAATCACCTCAACCTTCGACCTGATTATGAGTTCTATGGTTATGCACCATATCGAAGATATAACAAATTTAGCAAAAAAACTATATGATTCTTTAAACCCTAACGGGATGATAGCCATTGCAGATCTAATGGAAGAAGATGGTTCATTTCATGATTCAATGGATGGAATCTACTCCTTGGGATTCTCAAATGAATTTTTAGAGAAAATTTTTAAAGGTGCAGGATTTAAAGAGGTAAAAGTAATTGAAAATATTTTTATTATCGAAAAAAACAATAAAAAATATCCGTTATTCTTAGTCATAGGAACAAAATGA
- a CDS encoding amino acid permease codes for MELKKELGYMDVFSISSGAMISSGIFILPGIAFSKAGPMVILGYILGGLIAFTGILSIIELTTAMPKAGGDYFFIVRTLGPLIGTISGVLSWFAICLKTAFAIFGIAGVIGGIIYGSNLDHQTLVIISSIVTTIFLILNIIGVKIAGTFEVILVIGLLSLMGIFIAVGMFHINIDFFTPFIQIYDVVNNRLELVSSGSPFTALGAGVIVSTAAFIFVSFGGLLKVASISEEVKNPKVNIPKGMISSIAVITVVYAVTLFVTVGVLPGDQLANSLTPIADAARVLAGKPGYIVLTIASLLAFLSTANAGIMAASRYPLALSRDKLFPSFVGRVNKKFKTPTVAIISTGLLIVGSLLLPLETLVKTASAVILMTYVLTNLSVIIIRESNLSNYRPSFITPLYPWIQIFTIFVFTYFIAQLGVAAIESSIGLIFISLAIYFIYGKKNSSKEYALLHLLIRITDSLKLGHNLESELRDIIHQRDDVELTEFDKIVMEAPIIDLKSFTSLEELITLQAEKFSAILGKNHLELENLFFERENEITTAISGFTAIPHIVLDDIDTFHMAVFRCRDGIKFSEKHPQIKAVFLFVSSPKLNKLHLQTLASIATLIKDENFQKKWLEAKDENYLRDLILLRKRKNRKNK; via the coding sequence GTGGAACTAAAAAAAGAACTTGGATACATGGATGTATTTAGTATTTCATCTGGAGCGATGATAAGTTCAGGAATATTTATATTGCCTGGAATAGCCTTTAGTAAGGCGGGACCAATGGTGATTTTAGGTTATATATTAGGCGGATTAATTGCTTTTACAGGAATATTATCTATTATTGAACTTACCACTGCCATGCCAAAGGCTGGTGGAGATTACTTTTTTATCGTGAGAACCCTGGGCCCTCTCATAGGGACCATCTCTGGAGTCCTCAGCTGGTTTGCAATCTGCTTGAAAACTGCTTTTGCAATCTTTGGTATAGCAGGAGTTATCGGTGGAATCATCTATGGAAGTAACCTGGATCACCAAACCTTGGTCATTATCTCCTCCATTGTCACAACTATATTTTTAATATTAAATATAATCGGTGTTAAAATTGCCGGTACCTTTGAAGTTATCCTTGTTATAGGCTTACTTTCATTAATGGGAATCTTTATAGCTGTTGGTATGTTTCATATCAATATTGATTTTTTTACCCCCTTTATTCAAATTTATGATGTTGTAAACAATAGATTAGAATTAGTAAGTTCCGGTTCGCCTTTTACTGCTTTAGGAGCAGGAGTTATAGTTTCTACAGCAGCCTTTATCTTTGTGTCCTTTGGAGGACTTTTAAAAGTTGCTTCTATCTCGGAAGAGGTAAAAAATCCTAAAGTTAATATTCCTAAAGGAATGATCTCATCAATTGCAGTTATCACTGTAGTTTATGCAGTTACACTATTTGTTACTGTAGGAGTCTTACCAGGAGACCAGTTAGCCAATTCACTGACTCCTATTGCTGATGCTGCAAGGGTATTAGCAGGAAAACCTGGATACATAGTCCTTACTATAGCTTCCCTCTTAGCTTTTCTCTCCACGGCCAATGCCGGGATCATGGCAGCGTCCAGATACCCCCTGGCACTGAGCCGGGATAAATTATTTCCTAGTTTTGTAGGTCGAGTAAATAAAAAATTTAAAACTCCTACAGTGGCTATTATATCTACAGGGCTGCTCATAGTCGGATCTTTATTATTACCATTAGAGACACTGGTTAAAACAGCATCTGCCGTTATATTGATGACATATGTCCTCACCAATCTATCGGTGATCATCATCAGAGAAAGTAATCTGTCAAATTACAGACCTTCCTTTATAACACCCCTGTATCCATGGATCCAGATATTTACTATATTTGTATTTACATATTTTATAGCCCAATTGGGAGTAGCTGCTATCGAATCCAGTATCGGTCTTATTTTTATAAGTCTGGCTATCTATTTCATCTATGGAAAGAAAAATTCCAGTAAGGAATATGCACTTTTACACCTTTTAATAAGAATTACTGACAGTCTTAAATTAGGGCATAACTTAGAGAGTGAACTCCGGGATATTATTCATCAAAGGGATGATGTTGAACTGACAGAATTTGATAAAATAGTGATGGAGGCTCCCATTATAGACCTAAAAAGTTTCACTAGTTTAGAAGAGCTGATTACGTTACAAGCTGAAAAATTTTCTGCCATCTTAGGGAAAAACCATTTGGAATTGGAGAATCTCTTCTTTGAAAGGGAAAATGAGATAACCACTGCTATCTCCGGATTTACAGCTATTCCACATATTGTTTTAGATGATATAGATACATTCCATATGGCTGTATTCAGGTGCAGAGACGGGATTAAATTCAGTGAAAAACACCCACAGATAAAAGCTGTATTTTTATTTGTCAGCAGCCCGAAATTAAATAAATTACACCTGCAGACTCTGGCATCTATAGCAACATTAATTAAAGATGAGAATTTTCAAAAAAAATGGTTAGAGGCCAAAGATGAGAATTATTTAAGGGATCTGATCTTGCTTCGAAAAAGAAAAAACAGAAAAAATAAGTAA
- a CDS encoding alanine/glycine:cation symporter family protein, translating to MESFINQLNGIIWSPLLVYLCLGAGLFFTLKIGGAQFTMIKEMIRLLMGKDVKPGERSKDSISGFEAMCMSVSGRVGTGNIAGVATAIALGGPGSIFWLWVISLLGAASSYVESTLGQLYKEKIEGGYRGGPAYYFKKGLLGGKAWYGNLFAIVTVAGMTFFMPSVQANVIAGSMQTATGIPTWATGVVIVTLLGIIIFGGAKRIAKFAGIVVPFMAIAYILVALIVLALNVGDIVPSLSLIIRSAFGQHEAFAGIVGSAVMWGVKRGIYSNEAGQGTGPASAAAADTSHPAKQGLIQAFSIYIDSVFVCTATALMIIITGAYKVFAPTGKEIYSGAIASTEMTMSTIGPLNTTAALDAGIGYGAYIVAIAIMFFAFTTILAYFWNGDTASVYLFGDETSGKKIRKILSILFLGFVFLGSIMSGGLAWTLGDIGVGMMAWVNIVGILIMYKPTILCLKDYKARMKNGTQDDWNFNPNEIGIEGSFKLWDDIRIEGRDLEPTEVELEIS from the coding sequence ATGGAAAGTTTTATTAATCAGTTAAATGGTATTATTTGGTCACCACTGCTTGTCTATCTTTGTCTGGGAGCAGGACTATTCTTCACTCTAAAGATTGGAGGAGCACAATTTACAATGATAAAAGAGATGATAAGGTTATTAATGGGAAAAGATGTTAAACCAGGAGAAAGATCTAAAGACTCAATAAGTGGATTTGAGGCAATGTGTATGTCAGTTTCTGGAAGAGTAGGAACAGGAAATATTGCAGGAGTCGCTACAGCCATTGCTTTAGGAGGGCCGGGATCGATATTTTGGTTATGGGTTATCTCACTTCTAGGTGCAGCTTCATCATATGTTGAATCTACACTGGGACAACTATATAAGGAAAAAATTGAAGGTGGATACAGAGGAGGACCAGCTTATTATTTTAAGAAAGGTCTATTAGGTGGAAAAGCCTGGTATGGTAACTTATTTGCCATTGTAACTGTAGCCGGAATGACATTCTTCATGCCTTCTGTGCAAGCTAATGTAATTGCAGGATCTATGCAGACAGCTACCGGTATCCCTACATGGGCAACCGGAGTAGTAATAGTTACATTGTTAGGAATAATTATATTTGGTGGTGCTAAAAGGATAGCTAAATTTGCTGGTATAGTAGTTCCATTTATGGCTATAGCTTATATTCTGGTAGCTCTTATTGTACTAGCTTTAAATGTTGGAGATATTGTTCCATCATTATCATTAATAATTAGATCCGCATTTGGGCAACATGAAGCCTTTGCTGGTATCGTAGGTAGTGCTGTTATGTGGGGAGTTAAAAGAGGAATCTATTCCAATGAAGCCGGACAGGGGACTGGTCCTGCATCTGCCGCTGCCGCTGATACTTCACATCCTGCTAAACAGGGATTAATCCAAGCTTTCTCTATCTACATTGATTCTGTATTCGTATGTACAGCAACTGCACTGATGATCATCATCACTGGTGCATACAAAGTTTTCGCTCCCACTGGAAAAGAGATCTACTCAGGAGCTATAGCTTCTACTGAGATGACAATGTCTACTATTGGACCTCTTAATACAACTGCAGCATTGGATGCTGGTATTGGTTATGGAGCTTATATCGTAGCTATAGCTATCATGTTCTTTGCATTTACAACAATCCTAGCTTATTTCTGGAATGGGGACACAGCTTCAGTCTACCTGTTCGGAGACGAAACTTCAGGTAAGAAAATCAGAAAAATATTAAGTATATTATTTTTAGGATTCGTATTCCTAGGTTCAATTATGTCTGGTGGTCTGGCTTGGACATTGGGAGACATCGGTGTGGGAATGATGGCATGGGTAAATATAGTGGGTATCTTAATCATGTACAAACCAACTATATTATGTTTAAAAGACTATAAGGCTAGAATGAAAAACGGAACTCAAGATGACTGGAATTTTAACCCCAATGAAATTGGGATTGAAGGAAGTTTTAAACTTTGGGATGATATAAGAATAGAAGGTAGAGATCTAGAACCAACAGAGGTAGAATTAGAAATTTCATAA